Within [Chlorobium] sp. 445, the genomic segment AAATCAGAGCGGTATTGACCTGCGCCCTCGCTTTCGTGGACGCGGACGGCTTTCACTTTACTTCGATCGTGATTTCGTGATCTACAATGCCTCGATTGTGCAACAAGCTGGCGTCTTTGACCTCGTGCCTGCTCGCCCGTACGCTGGGGCAACTGCATACACCGAACAAGCATTTTTTGCCTACCACGGCGAGCTTTTTCGCGTCAAGCTCGGGCGCGATTACGTCAATTGGGGATATGGTCGCTATAGCCTCAGTCTTTCTAACACAGCAGGTCCGCTCGATCAGCTCATGCTTCAACTTAATACGAAAACGCTACGCTTCACTTACATCATTGCGATGCTCGATAAGGTGGAGTATCGAGAAGAAGGGACACCCTCTGGTGCTATCCAAAGTTACGCTGAGCGCTATCTGACCGCTATTCGCTTCGATCTCAACCTCTTTTCTAGCAAACTGCGCTTGGGCTTATGGCAAGGCGTGCTTTATGGCGGACGCAATCGCTCGCTGGACCTGCGCTACATCAATCCTTTTTCGGTCATTTACGGCGAGCAGTTCAACCAAAGAGAAGAAATCAACCCGATTGTTGGTGCAGACTTGAGCATCTTCCCATTCAACGGGATTAACATCTATGGCAGTTTCGTTGTTGATGATTGGCAGTTCAATATCGTCGATCAAACTGCGCTTGAGCCAAACTTATGGTCGGGTCAAATTGGTATTCGTGCAGCAAATGTGCTCTATCCGCTCGGCATCTATGGCACTGATGCCTTCATTGAAATTTCTCGAGCAATCAACCGCACCTACCATCAACGTCAATTCAATCGCTACCAGCGCTGGATTTTCAATACCAATCCGCTTGCACACCCACTTGGTACAGATTTTGAGTCGCTGGAACTTGGGCTTTCACACTGGGCATTCAAGCAGTTTCGTGTCTCGGCAAGCGTGCTCTTCGTTGGCAAAGGCGAGGGCAGTCTCTACGGTCCATTCACCGAACCATGGCTCGATACTACACGATACAATCTTCAAACGGGCTACAGTGAACCTGCGCCCTTTGGCATTGTTGAGCGGCGCACCGCCCTGACCATTGGATTTTTCTATCAACCTTCTAATGCCTTCAATGCGGAGCTCAACCTCACACCTGTTTGGCGTTACAACGCAAATAACATCGAAGGTGCGCGTCTTAATGATTTTCAAATCTTTTTACGTGTGCTATTTGAAATTCAACCAGTTTTGAGCCTATTCTGACCTATGGTGCAACTCGTCTTAGCACTGCTCTTTGTCTGCCCCGTTTTCGAGATTTATGCGCAACCTAAACCCAAACTCACCAGTGCGGTTTTTGCCGACCTCTATGCTGAGCATCTTGTCCAAACCCTTTTGCAACGTGCTGTGCCCCAAACTCTGCTCTTTACACCTGCGCCCGCTTACACTTTTCAAGGCTTGCTTGATGCTGCACTTCAAAGCCACCTGCTCGCTGCAGGCTTTACTCTCTACGAGCGCGAGACACTCGACTCCCAAGATTATGCCGTACTTGATGCACGTGCTGTAGAAGCGAATTTCTCCTACCAATTTTTGAATGATGCGCAAGTGCTGCGCAAATTTGAACTCTACTTGGAGTGTAAGGCTGTTAGCGCGCAGCGGCAAACGTTGCTTGTGCATGCTCGCACAATTGCTTTTCAGGACACGGTGCACACATATGAACTTGTCGAGAGCGAAGACAAACGCTTTACGGAGACATTCAAGCCTGAACTGCCCTCATTTTGGGAGCGTGTGGCAATGCCCGCAGCTATCGTGGGAGCAATTGGAATTATTGTATTTTTATTTTTTAGTGTCAGAAGCCGATAGATTTAATTGACGATATGCTTTCATCATTTCGCATAGCTTGCACCTTGTTTTGCTTGGGCTTAGCTCTTGCAGCTATAGGGTGTAGCACACAGCGCATCATATTTGACGAATCTCTCAAAGGTCGCTTCGAGTATGCAAAATCGCTCTATGAGCAGAAAGACTATTATGCCGCGCAGCTCGAGTTAAATAAACTTATCTATACCAGCCGTGCCACGGAATATGAAGATGATGTACAGTTTTACTTAGCACAAAGCTACTTCTTTTACGGTCAGTATCTTCTTGCTGCAGAAGCCTATCAGACACTTTTGCGCAATATTCCATCTTCGCCATATAGCCGAATTGCATCTTTCCAAATTGCAATGTGCTATTACAAACTTTCTCCTGTGCATAGCTTAGACCAAGAGTATAGCCGCCGCGCAATTGCACAATTTCAAAGTTACATTGACACCTACCCTGTACCTGACTCGGCGCGTATCGCCCGTGAAATTCAAGATTTACGCCTATTAGCTGCAGATGCTCCTGATTCTGCGCGTCGTGCAACTTATGAAGCACTTATTGGACGCTTGCAAGCGCAACTCGGTGAGCTCGACACACTGCGGCTTGCCGAAGAAAAAATTATGGAGTGCCGCAATAAACTTGCTCTCAAAGCGCTTGATGCAGCCAAGCAGTATATTCAACTGCGTGCTTATCGCGCCGCCACACTCTACTTCGATGAAGTGCTCACGAGCTATCCCGATAGCCCTTACTACGAAGAAGCCCTGCTGGGCAAGATTGAAACGTTGATTGTGCGCGAGCGTTGGAGTGAAGCCGAAGATGAAATTGAACGATATGAGGAAAAATTTCCTGATAAAAAGTATAAAGTCGAAGGTGCAAAAGCATTTGTTAAAGAACAACTCCTGCAAAGCAATCAAACGACTATTAGGTAGCTAGCCTTGTCATCTATCGTCTTGTTTGGTGGCACATTTGATCCGCCACACCTTGGTCATCTTGCACTTTGCACACTGACGCGAGAACTTCTCCAACCTGACAAAGTGATTTTGAGCGTCTCGCGCAATCCGCTCAAATCTGGGACAACCGCCAGCGATCAACAACGCTTCGAGATGGTCTCACTCTTAGTAGAAGAGCTCAATGAAACCGGCAATTGCTTCATGGCTAGCGACTGGGAACTCAAGCAGAATGATCCTTCTTACACACTCGAGACCTTGCAATATCTTGCCATGCAATACCCAAACGCTAAGCTGCTTTTAGCTATTGGCGAAGACAATTACCGCATTTTTTCAAAATGGAAATCGCCCGATAAGATTCTGGATATGGCTGAACTTGTTGTCTTCTCACGTCAGCTGCAGCCTAATACACCTTCACTTTTGCCTGAATTTCCAAATGCCAAACTGCATTTTATCAAATTAGATTTGCCGATTTCATCAACAGCGCTGCGTCTCGAGCTTGCTCAGCCTGAACGCCGTCAACTTACTTTTCGCAAAATGCCTTCGCTGATTGCACGCTATATTAGTGCGCATAACTTATATCTTAGCGTTGAAGCTTAGAGTGCTGTAATACTTGCCTTGATATGCCGTGCAATTTTGCGTAGTTTGCTTCAAAACAATTTCACATGCCACGCTTTCATACGCTGCTGACAATCTTGCTCATTGCTTTCGCACCCTCTGCTCATGCTCAGACCACCACGTTTGAGTTTCTTCGACTCGATCGCAGTGCACGCATCGCTGCGCTTGGCGGCAATAGTGCTTCTCTTGCGCACGACATCAACAGTTTTTTCAAAATCCTGCCGTGCTGGATTCAACGACACACAAACAAGCCGCCTTTAGCTTTCAAAAACATTTGCTCGATATCAATTCAGGATTTCTTGCCTATGGACGCCAAATTGAAAACATTGGAGATTTTGGTGCAGGTATCACGTTTGTCAGTTATGGCAGTTTTGATGAAACTGATGAGATAGGCAACACCACAGGCACGTTTTCAGCAACTGATCTTGCATTGCATCTTGCTTACTCGCGCAAATTACAACGCTTCGGCTTTGGGTCTTTGCGCGCTGGCATCGGCGTCAAGTTTATTTTCTCAGGCATTCAAAATTTTCGTTCCACCGCGCTGGCACTTGACGCAGGACTGCTGCTCTTGATTCCCTCGGAAGACCTGCACATTGGGCTTGCGCTTATCACTCTTGGCACTCAACTTTCCACCTTTGATGGTGCATCGGAAGCACTTCCGCTCGATGTGCGCTTTAGTGTAAGCAAAAACTTGAAGGCTTACCTTTGGAACTGACACTCGGCTTTATCCGCCTTGCTGACGCCAGTGAGTCGTTTCTTTCACGTTTTCGCAATTTTACGATTGGTGGGGAATTTACGA encodes:
- the nadD gene encoding nicotinate (nicotinamide) nucleotide adenylyltransferase, with translation MSSIVLFGGTFDPPHLGHLALCTLTRELLQPDKVILSVSRNPLKSGTTASDQQRFEMVSLLVEELNETGNCFMASDWELKQNDPSYTLETLQYLAMQYPNAKLLLAIGEDNYRIFSKWKSPDKILDMAELVVFSRQLQPNTPSLLPEFPNAKLHFIKLDLPISSTALRLELAQPERRQLTFRKMPSLIARYISAHNLYLSVEA